The DNA region ttttaaaattacaaaattgcaattattttgttttgaattttcacCCTGAGTTTGTTTGTACTTAAAAATAGTAGATGTattcatattttgtaataatatattttgttgaatatggtcgacgtttttttttcattacataattaatattagtcgTCTGCTGTGTCTTGTATCTTTTTCTCCtgtctcaaatttaaatttcaaaaattgttttcagaaCTTCGTAACCTTTGGTCtaatcgtgtttaaatttatcatatataCAATTCAttctaataaactttttctttaATGACACAGTATGGTAGACTCTGGGTAGTTCCACTTTCTTCTCGTCctggatattttttaaaactatttattttttcatattctttacaCCATTGTATGGGTTGTTGGATAAGTGTTTAGAAGGGACTGTTCCAATCCTCTTTTCAAGTGGAAGTCTTCTAGgattccattaaaaattaatactggAAGAACTCAATACCATTTCACTTTTTATGTCATTATTACAATTGTTTGcactttaaatattgaaactttCGATAGATACTAAATTAGCTTTACACTTTTCCTTCGCAATAGAAGGATTTTATTAAGGTTTGACTGTGATAGACTTTAATATCTTTTTCCCACGTATTTGCAATGCTCATTTGTAACTATCTACTAAACCTACTCCAATTTAAAgccattaacaatattaaacaataataagttaatgtcaatgaaagaaattgatttaataaggtttaaattaagaattaagttgtttaataaagttaataagtAATTCTTTTGAtcagttttcaaatatattcattatagtaaaaacttgattttatggTCTGTTTGAACACCCCATAAAAGAGTAAAAGTCACCCtttggaaatattattataatcacgTTTCTATCCAAAGATGTAAAGTAGTAATTCACAATAAACTCATAAACTAATCCaacctattttaatttagtctaAGATTAAGTAATCTaggctaaattaaaattaaatagttattaattattcagttataaattcaatatacatttgtacttttaagaaatgaaatatttgagtgTAGTACTTATTACTCAAAATTTGGTTAATGGTTTagaatgatattaattttttaaaataatttaaccttGACTTAACCTAAGGTAacgtctaaatttaaattaattcattatgaaTTCAACTGTAAACGAATCATATATAcaagatgtttataaaatatgggtTCCTCTCTTTTTCTTCCCTATTTTCTacaccactgaatattttttaataatttattaatcttttcagtctttgcacaatttagaagaaaaaacatgccttgataaattttgattatcacagccgtttttaagatatttcagttttaatgtttgaagacaATTATAGTAATATGGTTTCCCTTCTTTTTCTTCCCTATTTTATACaccactaaatattttttaaaactcttAATCTTTTCATAGTCTTTGCAcagtttagaaaaaaatggtgccttgataaattttgattatcacagccgtttttgagatatttcagttttaatgtttgaagacaattataataatatgggTTTCCCTCTTTTTCTTCCCTATTTTCTacaccactgaatattttttaaaactattaatcttTTCAGAGTctgcacaatttagaagaaaaaatgtgccttgataaatttttattatcacagccgtttttgagatatttcagttttaatgtttgaaaacaattataataatatgggTTTCCCTCTTTTTCTTCCCTATTTTCTacaccactgaatattttttaaaactattaatcttTTCAGAGTctgcacaatttagaagaaaaaatgtgccttgataaatttttattatcacagtcgtttttgagatatttcagttttaatgtttgaagacagttaaagttataattatcGTAGTTTATGTGTAATTCTAGTTTATGCTtgttaaaaacacatttttaatttgtttgctgCCTGATACAACTGGAGAACGTTTACTTACcttaattaattgtgaaattaatttattgggggcacaataaaaatgaaaaacaaactaTAATGGTGtgtatattagtaaaattatattaataaagtatgttacaaaaataaaattatactaagcCTTCCATTTAGGCACATAGTATCACATTCACAATgtgtaatgtatttattatatcatatgATCACAATGTTTTAATACTCCAAACCCTGcattctgaaaatattaattttgtacatgaTTAGACGGATTAAATCTTTGGAATtctatcaacaaaattactgGGAAATTGTCCGGATTCTCCATTCGATGTTCCGTATAGCCAATCGGAGTTCACAATTCTTGTCACTGTCACTTGTTGACCCGGCTTCAAAGCCAAATCACCAGCCATTTGTGGACGGAATTCAAATAAAGCTGTCACAGTATTATTTTCGTTCGGTAAAGGCACTTTAATGTCGATAAAATTGGCAGGAAACATTCCCTCCCTTTCCCCATCTTTTCCCACTATTTTGCCATACAACCATTCACTATTAATTCTTCTAATTAAAAAGACCACATCTCCAATctgtaacaaatatattttttaaaaattaaagtcaacTGGGTGTTTGAATTTGCGAtaagaatttgtttattgGCTAATTTCCTCAGATTTGTAACAAAGTGTACAAGGACttttaagtgaaaataaaaattgggcaatttttaaacatgtttgTGGCTGACTCTAAGAAATgtgctattttattattaaatgagtaATTCAACAAAACAACTCAGTAAAgtcaaaacaaatttgatgTCAATCAGGGGCAGTTGGTTCATTGcatcaaaacaatttaaaattaaataaaacaaagatgTAAACATGTAAAGTACATTGATTccctataaatatattctccAAGTGTAACacttgaattaaaaaacttattaatgtatcattttataataggTTTTTAAGTTtcctgataaaaaattatcagtgagtgcattaattaaattaatcacatgTACACATGGATTAGTTACATGCATGTGTGTGTTTGTTATCagagaaaacattaaattttatgatcttTCCCATTCCaggaaaattgattttaaaactgGACCGAAATTCAATTATGTAACCCACCTGTATTCCTAAATCGGAAGGATGAGATGCTGGAAAATCGTATTCTGCTATCCCATAGGGGGTGTCAATGTCAGCCACCTCCTTCGGAGGACTTGGGGGAGGTATACTCGGCATTGGAGGCGAGTCCGCCTCCTTAAACACAGAATATGTGATGTCTGGCTTAATCTTGAGATTTTTTTTTCCCTCTTTGGCACGTATGATCGTTGGTCCGAATAACGAAGGCACATTAACTGGATTACTATTAGCACTTGTGGTGTTCTTCATGGTTGTCTGTATCACTGGTATATTTGTTGGCCAATTTGTTGGCAAATCGAATTCGAAGCTTTTCTTACTTGAGGCTAGGCTACTTGTACTACTGCTAAAAGAACTGGACACGCTGCCACCGAACTGCTGGCTGCGCTCTGCCTTTGGTGAATTTGGCGGACtccattcaattaaattatcgagttgattgtttaaattgaacgTCGACTTACTTTTGTACTTCGATAAATTTGGGGGTGGAGGTCTGGGTGGTGGTTTTTTCTTGGTGTTAGATTGTGACGACTTTTGTTTGTGCGTAGTAAACATTTCACGCGAACTTGTTGATCTTTAAAATTGGACAAGGTATTTGACGGATGTCAGTTATGAATCACGGCTGTGGCTCAGATCACTGCATTAAATAACAGATTCGTTAACgtcatttagtttattatgttttgtttatttatttgtaagtttatattttcatgttgTGGTTTATGAGAACGAATATtactttagaataaattaagaaattgttcGCTGAATTAATTTGTGTCTAAGGCAACGTccgatttcaaaattaatttcacacaGAAACAatgaattgtattattataataattaaatattaaactgaatcatagtaaaataacacattttttattttacattaattattatatttaaaaacaaaattataagtttgtCCTTTATTCAGGGACGTCAAGTGTGCCACATAAGCACAATAAGCCTTACAATTAGAACAAAATGTATAGCtaattaaaacaagttttaaatttatgggtATTAAAATATCCAGGAAATATCCcggaattcaattaaaatcctGGCCCGGAATGAATCACCAACGGTCCCACCTCCCGTCACACCTGTCTTTGTTCATAATATGAATGATTAAATCATAAGATTTCTTACAAAAGTACTTTTCAAATCAACTGAGAACTGTAAGAatactattttacaattgtttattattatttttactgtatTAAAGCCTTGtaagaattttatgttttaatgatgttggttttaatttcattaatttatttttttactttttagagtttccgtaattaaatatataatttaaagacttttaattaaagatattttgacAACTGGGATTCccaattctttatatttttcagtttctgtaagaactttttttttataattttaaaataatctaaaaatttaattttttatattattttaaattaatattaaaaatttgaaaccacttgatttttgttttaacattttattagaaaaaattatttgagttgactttcattatttacaaatttttaacactGTTACTTACAAAAGTACTTTTGAATTCTTTGGAGTTCTAATTTTTGTAAGTCTTTACAActctttagatttttgaaattttcagattCTGTAATAACTCTATTCTTGTAATTTAGATATAATAGATTCTTTAAAGGTcttgatttttgttttaaccTTGTATGAgaagtattttattgtttttctttgcTTTCATTACTTACAAAAGTACTCTTGATTTGTTTATGCTTTTTGGAATCTTCATCTTTGTAAGACTTTCCAATTACTCGTACTTTTTCAAGTATTGCGGTATTTCATCTTACTAATTCTTACAGTAGTTCAAATATCAAGGTTGCTTACAAAAGTACTCTTGATTGAATTTTGTAAGAATTCCCAattccttatatttttaaaattttaaggtttatccctttttaaaatacttaacgtaatttttatagtttagttAGGAACTTGAGTTTTTTTCATTCAATCTTGTATGTAAAGAATTTTGGTAATATACTGTGTGTTgtgtgaaaaagaaaataaaaccaattgatatatatgaaactatttttaaaaactctaTATTTACATCAGTTTATAAAGTGGAACCATGTTCCTCACAGCACTTGGCAGGTTAAGAgagtattctttaaaaattaagaacgtaaaaaacattaaaataaaatacattcaaattaaaacattgaaataaataattgtccattaatttacttgtatattagatataaaatgaattaaaattagctatttaaaggtaattaaaaactgGTATGTTAAAGACAAGAGATGCATCTCAAGTAAATTTTTGGacgattaataaattaactaagtcaacttaaaagaaaattggaaCGTTATTCCTCACAGCTCATTTATAGTATGACTAGTACTATAGCAACATCACTTAACTAAAACGTATTTTCTaacgaaattataaataaacattcaaatgaaactaaaacaaattctataaattaacgaAATTTTACGTCAAACTTTCTATTTGACAATCATGTTACGCCAGTTCCTTAGACCCTCCGGAACTGCTGGGCGAGTTCTGTATTGAACATCTAAAAACAGAAAGTCAATTAGTaacaaaacttaataaatcacAATCACAATCATCTTACCAAGATGCTCAAGATTTTCCCACAGTAATCTGCCCTCGGGAGACTGTAAAGAGTTGTTCATGTCCTTAGGCCATATTTCCTTGGAGTGCAACATCATATAAGATTGCGTGAAGAAGATTCTGTCACGCACCACCTTCATTTGATTGTGGTCCTCAACGGTGTCGCTGAACATCAACAATTCGTTGTATTCAGTCCACATTTCGTACGCTTCAGTTATTTCGATATACAGAGCCCGCATCAAAGCAATATCTTCGTACTTTCCTCCGTGTTTCAAGTCGGTTTTCTTTCTGTCTTCCTTACGTTTGCCACGCGAGGACATGGTGGATctggaaaacattttatagaaatatgacgctttaattgaaatacttGATGTACCTGTCGGAACGACGTGAGCCCGAAGATCTTGATGACATGGTTTCAGTGTCCGAATATATATCCCCGTCACCACCATCAAAACCGTCGTTTTGCCTTCTGATCTTCTCAGACCTTACGGTAATCAGTCGAGCATAGTGAGTCTTGAAGTTATGTTCAAGATCAATGATTTTATCCAATAGGCTGCGTCGTTCGACGTTAACAGCCGGTTTAATCCTTCCATCTGGAATGTTAATGGTTTGTTAATGTTGTTCCAAGATATATTATCATATCACTTACTCATAATATCATACAACTCGTTGGCCAAGGCAAGATTGGCGGCCAGTCTGAACTTCTTGTGCGTCAACAATATCTCAATGGCCCTGAGGTAGTTCTTAATGACCGTTTCGTACAACAAAACGGACTCCTCCACCTTCCCCATTTGCAGGAGCCTATTTGCAATAACTTCCAGTACCGTATCCAATTCTTCGCGAGTGTAATTCAATTCGTGCGCAAGGTACATCACATGCGACCAATTCAACGCCACCCTGTACAGCTCCAGCGCCTCCTTAATGAGACCGGCCCGTTTCAAAACGAAGGCACCGTCATTGTGCCTGCCCAAATGGGATAAATGCTGCCCGTACACCTTGGAGATCTCCTTAAAGTACGACAAGTTGCTTGGGCAAGCCTGGTAGGCCTCCTCGTAGAGGCTGTTACGTGAAACGAACCCGATGACGAAGTCGGCGTCGTACTTCTCAATTCTCAACAAGTATTTGACGGCACGCTGCTTGTCGTCGGCCCACATGCACATCTCGTACCTTCTTTCCACCTCGGACATCTTCTCCAGCGCCGCCAACTTCTCCTCGTACTCCATGGGGTCGTAGTTGCACAGTCTCATGATGAATCTCAAGAACTCCAAGTTGAACAGCAGCGCGCCCGCCTTAAATACGTCCTGGTTGGCCGTGTGGGTGCGTATTAGGGCGACGGCCCGTTCGCACCATACCATTTCAATCCTCTTCGCCAGAGCCTTCTCGTGCACGCTGCAGAGGTGCTTCAGAGTCTCTGATAGGCTGAAATGCTTCATCAAAATCGTGATGATGGTGTTTAAGTATTCAACGCAACCGGAGTTCTCTAATGTTTCCTTGATTTTCAACATTATCCTCTGCTTTTGCAACGAAAACTCCATCAGTTCCTCCCTGTTGGACCTCTTCAAGGTGTTCTCCAACTTGATTTCCATGCAGATTTGACTCAACAGAGCTGGAGATTGGCAGGCAGCCAGGAACTGTTCGAGGTTTTCCTCGAACCTGCAGATGTCCTGATCAATGAGGAGATTGGGGTTTAGCCTCTCGGAACGCACGTACTCCACCGCTTCGGTCCACAGTCCCTGCTGCAGTAGATTTTCGAGTTTATCGACGCCCATTAGTTGGATCGAAATCAATTCGAGATTGCCCCTGGGCATTTGTAAAACGGTTTGAAGACGGTTGGCCGTGACGCAAACGATTTTTGCCCCCAGCTCGATGCTTCTACAGATGCTgtccaatttatttaagttggtCAAGTTTTCAACCATAATACGGCCAACCTTAACGTAGTTAATCTGGTTGTCTGTGGTGGTGTAGAGCAAATGATTTTTGAACACTATGTAAGAGTTCACTTTGTCATTTATGAAGATGTCGTTGATGTAAAACTGATATAAGGCACCCAATCGGAAAGTAATACGCAGTCCGTCAACGTATACGTTGTCTTCAAACACGTGATCCAGGCTAACAGTGAAGTTCTTAGGAGAACAGTGCACCTTGATGACCTCTGATCCAACTACTTTTACCTTGCTTTTGGTATTCAAGTACAAATTTAACCCTTGGGTACTCCATGAAATTCTGTTATCATAAAAGCCAGTGCCATCAACTTTACCCTTTGTTATTTCACTAACCTTAGTTCTATGAAGTTTCAATACTGTAACTACCATTTCTGCGTCAATTACCACGCAAAGTCCTTCAGTAGGATGAAACTCAACTTTATTGATGGGGTTTTCTGCCTTGTAAAGGTAAGAGTACAATGGTGGTGGAATAACTGAATCCTTGAACCAAGTGAATTTGATGTCGGCCCCATCAATGTTGGCCACAATACTGTAGTTCTTGTGGAGAGAAACGCCAATTTTGAATGTCAGACATTGCAGCTCCTCAGCTGTGATCACCCAAAGTTGACAGACATACGGGAATTGTACGTCGTCCCAGAAATAACTGACGATCTTGTTTTCGGCGCTGTAACGAAGCTGTTGTTTCAAGTACCATTTGCCGTTGGAGTAATCGTAAATGTTCAAATACTGAGTCTCGTCGGAGGTGGTAAGAACGGTCAACATCGGAAGATGTGGGTGGAACTGAATACTGTCAACTTTGCCCTAAAATGGGGATTTTGAGTAAGTTTCAATCTCCAAGTTTATGACggttaaattgaacaagtactacagaaaattttattgaaattaaatacaatcacGTCAAAAAAGTGAATAAAGGAGAGGAGGGCAAAATTTACCATTTCTCTCAAGGCAAAAATTCCTTTCAAAAAGttcctatatattttaatagtcaaTAGTATATAAAAGACTTATGGCTAAAATACTTAACATTTGAAACATAAGAATTGCCAAACATGAcgcaaatataaaagtatttactGTGACTTACCTTTGAATTGTCGATGGAGAAGCTGTATTTGGGAAGACAATTCTTCTCAAACACAATGATATGGTTTAAATTCTCCCAAATAGCAACGGTCGCAATCATGTTGCCCTCATTCTTGAAGGAAACAGGCGGAAGTAGTCCATTGACACTCTTTGATACCCATTTTGGGTAGCAGTCAGCATCAAACACCTTCAAGTATCTTTGATCATTATGCCAGTAATTTATGACGAAGTATTCCCCGTTTCCCCTCCAAGATATTGTTGGAGGCTCAAATGGAGGCTTGATTCCTGTAAAAAGAAGTTGGAACTAAGATCGGTGGCTTAAAATCTAAGTAAGTGTAAATCATACTTGTCCATTGCTGTCCATAGAGTACATCAGCCAGATATCCTTTGAATTGGGTCTCTTGAGCACCCCATCCAACATAAACTGAGTTGGGCACCTGTTCTAAAACATCGGAGGGCCTTCCGAATGGAATCCAGTTCATGTCCCTTATGACGAGGTAATACTGGTGGATCAGGTTGTTGGCATACACCACAATAATGGTGGTTTCA from Aethina tumida isolate Nest 87 chromosome 1, icAetTumi1.1, whole genome shotgun sequence includes:
- the LOC109602616 gene encoding uncharacterized protein B0303.7, which encodes MFTTHKQKSSQSNTKKKPPPRPPPPNLSKYKSKSTFNLNNQLDNLIEWSPPNSPKAERSQQFGGSVSSSFSSSTSSLASSKKSFEFDLPTNWPTNIPVIQTTMKNTTSANSNPVNVPSLFGPTIIRAKEGKKNLKIKPDITYSVFKEADSPPMPSIPPPSPPKEVADIDTPYGIAEYDFPASHPSDLGIQIGDVVFLIRRINSEWLYGKIVGKDGEREGMFPANFIDIKVPLPNENNTVTALFEFRPQMAGDLALKPGQQVTVTRIVNSDWLYGTSNGESGQFPSNFVDRIPKI
- the LOC109602608 gene encoding elongator complex protein 1, translated to MNNIELLGLTKLKGKLDGVTNATYDNDLLVYIKDSYLTVENIKTQDLSKCSLEEYTGKVLLLKYLRLHNAVVCVMDKEILIMDLANNSIENFKPGTEIATAAVNPLETTIIVVYANNLIHQYYLVIRDMNWIPFGRPSDVLEQVPNSVYVGWGAQETQFKGYLADVLYGQQWTRIKPPFEPPTISWRGNGEYFVINYWHNDQRYLKVFDADCYPKWVSKSVNGLLPPVSFKNEGNMIATVAIWENLNHIIVFEKNCLPKYSFSIDNSKGKVDSIQFHPHLPMLTVLTTSDETQYLNIYDYSNGKWYLKQQLRYSAENKIVSYFWDDVQFPYVCQLWVITAEELQCLTFKIGVSLHKNYSIVANIDGADIKFTWFKDSVIPPPLYSYLYKAENPINKVEFHPTEGLCVVIDAEMVVTVLKLHRTKVSEITKGKVDGTGFYDNRISWSTQGLNLYLNTKSKVKVVGSEVIKVHCSPKNFTVSLDHVFEDNVYVDGLRITFRLGALYQFYINDIFINDKVNSYIVFKNHLLYTTTDNQINYVKVGRIMVENLTNLNKLDSICRSIELGAKIVCVTANRLQTVLQMPRGNLELISIQLMGVDKLENLLQQGLWTEAVEYVRSERLNPNLLIDQDICRFEENLEQFLAACQSPALLSQICMEIKLENTLKRSNREELMEFSLQKQRIMLKIKETLENSGCVEYLNTIITILMKHFSLSETLKHLCSVHEKALAKRIEMVWCERAVALIRTHTANQDVFKAGALLFNLEFLRFIMRLCNYDPMEYEEKLAALEKMSEVERRYEMCMWADDKQRAVKYLLRIEKYDADFVIGFVSRNSLYEEAYQACPSNLSYFKEISKVYGQHLSHLGRHNDGAFVLKRAGLIKEALELYRVALNWSHVMYLAHELNYTREELDTVLEVIANRLLQMGKVEESVLLYETVIKNYLRAIEILLTHKKFRLAANLALANELYDIMNGRIKPAVNVERRSLLDKIIDLEHNFKTHYARLITVRSEKIRRQNDGFDGGDGDIYSDTETMSSRSSGSRRSDRSTMSSRGKRKEDRKKTDLKHGGKYEDIALMRALYIEITEAYEMWTEYNELLMFSDTVEDHNQMKVVRDRIFFTQSYMMLHSKEIWPKDMNNSLQSPEGRLLWENLEHLDVQYRTRPAVPEGLRNWRNMIVK